The window tttaatattcacaATAATATACTGTGTGAGTAAAATTGGAGGTGACAACATGTAGAAtttgcaataataaaatattataatgataaaaaaaagagttggATAGAACAGGAGGGCCGTATTTGAAGCTCAATTTTGATGTTGGGGGCTGTAAATTTTGCGTGGTGTGTGTGAATTGTGAAATACACAtacacagagagagagatagtCCAAAACTGTACTAGCTAGCAAACACCATAAAGCAGGCAAAATTTTGGATCTTTACTAGTACAACACTAAATTCACCAAATCCTCTTTGAAAGCATTTATATCACTTGTATTATTGTACTAAGAACTTATTCTTCAAGATCTGCCAGTCCCAACCCCTCTAAACAGCTATCTTGCACTCATACCTTTGATCAAATGGAGGTTCAGTTGCAAAGGAGCTATCTTGAATATAGTAAAGCCTTGTTTCGTGAGGTAACACCACAACACAACGTGGGGAAAAACTGCTGTCATAATTTGTCTTgatgtttttgtgtttgtttggtTGAAGGGAGTCTTGGATGCTCAGTTTGTTGAGCTGCAGATGCTTCGAGATGAGAGCAATCCTGATTTTGTGATGGAAGTGGTCACCCTTTTCTTTGAGGATTCTCAACGAATTCTCAATCAACTCTCCAATACCTTGTCATTATACCCTCTCTATGAttctatctatctatatatgtgtgtgtgtgtgtttgttttaCAGTTATCATAGTAGTTGCTGCATGAGTGCAGGAATGAGCAGAGTGTGGACTTTAAGAAGGTTGATGCTAATGTGCACCAACTGAAAGGTAGCAGCTCAAGGTAATAACATGCTAtctgtgtttgtttgtgtgtgtgttttgtaatgaaagaaaaaagcaAATTGTGTGATTTTTGGAATTCTAATCtaactttgatttttatggTGAATGTACTACAACACTGGATTTCTTTATCTCAATACCAAGCATGGTCTGTTTGTATGATGTAATAAAACTAGCAAgataaaaatcaaaggatAACTTGTAGATAACATTGAGCAAGTCATAACAACTTAATATCTGTTTACTCTTTTCTTTTACAGTATTGGGGCTCTGAGAGTGAGAAATGCTTGCATTGCCTTCCGCAGCTTCTGTGACGCCCAAAACGTTGAAGGGTATGTACGGCTTCTGGATCTTCGTCTTGAAACGTGATTGATGTCTAAAtgtagcatttttttttctgcagGTGCCTTAGATTCTTGCAGCAAATTAAGCAAGAGTACTTGCTAGTGAAGAACAAGCTGGAAGCTCTACTAAGGGTGCGTAAACAACCTATTTTCAAGCATTGAATCTCACTCATTTGGTTGAATTTTGGTAATTGTGAGATAATTCGTGCGCTTGATTTCAGTTGGAGCAGCAGATTGTGGCAGCCGGTGGAGTGGTTCCCGTGTTGAACGACTTCTCCTGAGGCGATTGAGGCAGCTGTGTCGGTAGTGAGTTTTTTGGTGGTACCAGTTTGCTGAGGTTTAAGGTTACCTACTTGTGAAAATTGGTTGTAGTTTGGAAACTCCTCTGTTAATAATGCATTATCTGGTCATCAAAAAATGTTGCTGAATCTCTTACTCTTTCCAATAACTATAGTCTCCACATTGAAACCATGAATCATTTTATCATCATAGAATGCACCAAACAATTTCATCATAGTAATCAAGTCTTGATATTTCTGTAAGAACTAAGAAGATTGCCGCTTTGTTGATGCCAATCCTCAATGAATTTTCTGTCTATGTTTGTTTACATAACTCTAGAAACCCTCTTAGCAGGGCtccatatttacctttttcaaGCTGGTTATAGGAGAACATTTTCTTACAATGTTAAACATGGCTTCTTTTGAGgccatatttcatttcatttctgtGGAGAACTCCATATGCTTATCTGCTCTCCAAAGCTCTCAATCACAGAAGATTGCTCATTTCCAGTTAGGCAAGCCACGAACGAGTCATCGCAGGACAATGCATCTACTACTCTAACTGAACCTATCTTCAGACAACACAAACTCACATGCTTGTGAAATGAATCTATAAAGGTTACAAATTGTTACTGTGAAAGTTTTGAATAGTGATGATATTGGACCATTCTTCCCAATTCTTTGAGAAGTAAATCATATTGCTTttaccaaacaaaaataaaggtTAAACTTCCTTATGTTATTCTTATGTCCATGTTGTGTGTGGATCCACAGttatgttttcaaaatttaatttgatcttttttctgatttttatCACAAGTGTACATTTATgcatatttatgatttttcacATTTGATGTGCTGATTATAGGAGAAAATAGTGggaaaagaaaatcaagaaagcTGTTGATCAACTGAAAACATGAACTTAAAAAAGGCATGTCTTAATTGGATGCATTTTCATACTCTCATTTATGAGGAGAATTCCACATTCTTCTCTGCATTTCAAAGCTTCCAATGACAGAAGATTGCTTCTCATCACCAAGTTGAGTAGCAAAAGTGTAATAACAAGCCAAAGGATCAACACTTTCCAACACTCTTACCAAACCTCCTCTATTCTCATCTATAGTTATCTGTCCGTCTTTGGACAGCATGCCCGTTGCTTGCACACCAAGATTCCTCACTGTATACATCGTCTTCAGGAACCACTCATTTCCTCCTAAGATCACTGCACCAAGAATTTCCCCCAAAAACATATCCTGCAAAAGGTAAACGGAGACATGAAGTAAAATTCACAATTAGAAACATATGTAGCAATTTTAAGATGTTTCTACTATACCACATGTTCATATCTGGGATGAGTCCTTTTTAACATGTGCAATCTTGAAAGCAGACGCCTTGCGAATATTGATTCAGGTGTCTTGTTTGTGAGGCGGAGGCTGGCTAAAACCCCATTGAATCGACTGACTCGTCGCTGTACATTGAGTGGGACTAGTGTGATTTTGTGTCCTGACTCAAAAACTGTCTTTGCAGCTAAAGGATCAAGAAACATGTTGAGCTCTGCAAATTTGTTTGTTGGAGTGTTGATGACATTTCCTTTATCTGTTTCACTATTGCCAATGTGCCCTCCAACTAACAATATCTCCTGCAGATTTAGTGAAAGAATCAACAGAAATTATTACACAAACATAACATTAATCTTAtctttttcttgctttttgtCCACATACCTCAATGGAAGAAGTCGAATTCTTGCCCGAAAGAATAATCTTTGCAACATTTGTCAATGGCCCATTTGTCAAAATAGTAACTTTTGATCCGGGCTTGAGAGACTCTACTACTGACTGCCATATCTCAAGAGCTAGGGGCTGCCTTAGTTCAGGGTGTTCAGTATCTCTAGGAGCTCCAAATTTCACTGAATTTTCTGCTGTATACCTCCGAGGGCTACGTGGCAAATCACGAGCAAGTCCATAAAGGGTGTCCGAGTCAAGAAAGCCACCACTACCATGTGGGATGGCCTTGATGTACTTGCAGTCTCCAACAGCTGAGAAAATGGGATCAGTCTGATTGACTGCAAACACATCTCCTAGACCAACGGGGATGTCATCGCGTCCCATCATGTGTAAAAGGTCATAAACAACATCAATCGTTGCTGCATTCGCCCATCCTGTAGGACTCACTATGATTGCCTACATGCAAATTATGTGCTTAGTAGAAACTActaatggagagagaaagagaaaaagtgaaGGACACAAAGAAGGATTCACCTTGAGATCTACAACTTCAACAGGTATTTTTAGGAGATAAAAGAGTGCTAGAAAATCTCCAGCACTCATATCCATGTCGAAAACGACCTTCTTTCCCAGCTGCCTTCCTTTGAGGTCTGGCCTGTACAGGACTTCTTTGTAGTGAGGAAATTGCTTTGTGAAATTGAACTTTCCAGATTGTTCTTTTTTGTTCAAAACCTGAAACATTATCACATCATTCTTAACTTCTCATGATCTCATGAAGCAAGAGATGTGAGATTATGGAAAAAACTCACATTTAGAAAGTTCCCAAAAAATTCTCTGTTCAATTTGTTGTTTCTGTCGCGATTAGGCTTAGCTCTCACGGCTACAAGAACAGGTATGCCTCCAGCTCCTTCACCAGTCACTTCTGCAGTATATCCATCCTAAATAATATAGCAGCACATCAGAACTATGCTCTAGGCTCATCTAGctacaaattaattaggtaAGACTTAAGAGAGGTCGTAAGATGAATAACCTTGCACCTGCCCTTCCCATTCTTCACAATGCAAAATGGATCGCGCAGTCCAGTCTGAACATGGCCGCTGTGAACGCCATCTCTTCTTAAACCAAACTTTGGTTTTTGGACTCCATTGAATAGTGGGTTCGAGCCATCAGATGCACCATATGGCTCGTTCGAGGTGATCACCGTGATATTCATGTACTCCATATCAGCAAACTCATTCTCCCCATTAACGTTGTTTTCCGTGAGCATGATGGAAGCTGCCACACCGGATAGGAATGAATCCCACATGAAATAAC is drawn from Salvia hispanica cultivar TCC Black 2014 chromosome 6, UniMelb_Shisp_WGS_1.0, whole genome shotgun sequence and contains these coding sequences:
- the LOC125195752 gene encoding uncharacterized protein LOC125195752 isoform X1, producing the protein MKIQRCVSMYLCIVVMVGLIGSSKDCVEGLPRRIILDTDVDTDDLFALLYILKLNTSDFHLEAVTINTNAWTNAGHAVNQIYDILYMMGRDDVAVGVGGEGGILENGTILPNVGGYHPIIEQGNTTAAYCRYRQAIPVGLGGRLDIDTNLGFRKSFLPQGRRRYTPLHQPTSQQVLIDKISAGPITVFIIGASTNFGIFLMSNPHLKKNIKHIYMMGGGVRSSNPTGCCPKNSSSTCQPRQCGDRGNLYTDYTSNPYAEFNLFGDPFAAYQVIHSGIPITLVPLDATNTIPITVDFFEEFEKNQHTYEAQYCFKSLKMARDTWFDDQFFTSYFMWDSFLSGVAASIMLTENNVNGENEFADMEYMNITVITSNEPYGASDGSNPLFNGVQKPKFGLRRDGVHSGHVQTGLRDPFCIVKNGKGRCKDGYTAEVTGEGAGGIPVLVAVRAKPNRDRNNKLNREFFGNFLNVLNKKEQSGKFNFTKQFPHYKEVLYRPDLKGRQLGKKVVFDMDMSAGDFLALFYLLKIPVEVVDLKAIIVSPTGWANAATIDVVYDLLHMMGRDDIPVGLGDVFAVNQTDPIFSAVGDCKYIKAIPHGSGGFLDSDTLYGLARDLPRSPRRYTAENSVKFGAPRDTEHPELRQPLALEIWQSVVESLKPGSKVTILTNGPLTNVAKIILSGKNSTSSIEEILLVGGHIGNSETDKGNVINTPTNKFAELNMFLDPLAAKTVFESGHKITLVPLNVQRRVSRFNGVLASLRLTNKTPESIFARRLLSRLHMLKRTHPRYEHVDMFLGEILGAVILGGNEWFLKTMYTVRNLGVQATGMLSKDGQITIDENRGGLVRVLESVDPLACYYTFATQLGDEKQSSVIGSFEMQRRMWNSPHK
- the LOC125195755 gene encoding histidine-containing phosphotransfer protein 1-like, which produces MEVQLQRSYLEYSKALFREGVLDAQFVELQMLRDESNPDFVMEVVTLFFEDSQRILNQLSNTLNEQSVDFKKVDANVHQLKGSSSSIGALRVRNACIAFRSFCDAQNVEGCLRFLQQIKQEYLLVKNKLEALLRLEQQIVAAGGVVPVLNDFS